In Theileria annulata chromosome 3, complete sequence, *** SEQUENCING IN PROGRESS ***, the sequence AGTGGCCTCCGCCTTGGAAGGACGGTTCAAAGCTTAATTTGAAGTTTGCAGCTCAGGTGAGGTCAAGTCCTCCAACTTTCGTGCTCTGGTCTAATGTGTTTGCTACTTTCCCTCAGCATTACTTGAGGCAGTTAAAACTAGCACTTTCAGAGGAGTTTGGGTTCTTAGGAGTTCCTCTTAAATTCGTACTCAGAACCACTTTTAAATCTAAACCAAACTCTAGCAAGTTAACTGGCATTAAACTAAAACGCCAACTCTTCAACTAATTTCCACTTCattattacaaaattcacaaattaatatttatttttacctTAATATATATGACACTAATTATGATTAACAAGTTGGAAGATACGGTCTAGTCTTCCTGGTCTCAGAAGTGCTTCATCAAGTTTGGCAGGATCGTCTTCAGTGGACGCAACGACGATGATTGAGACGTCTGAAACTGGCGTCTTCTTGCTAACTCCATCGAGAAGCAGTAAAAGAGTTGATAGAATCCTCCGGTCCAAATCACCTGAAGAGTCCTTTGAGTTTGTGAAGTTATGGAGCCCTTCGAGACATATACACAACACGCCGTCACGGGCGTTTTCAATTGCGAAATCAAATAAAAACCTTAGCTTCTGCTCACTTTCTCCAAAGTACGGCATCAGAATCTCAGAAAACCTAATCACGCTCAGTTGCAAAGTCCTCAAGCATTCGTTCCCTTCAGAGTCAAAATTAACCTTTTCCTGCACAGACTTGAACCAGTCAATGAAAATGTTCCCGGAATTAGTGCCGTGAATTAGTATATTACTGTACCCATCAACTCCGTAAGAATCAAATAGTTGTTTATACTTGAGAGTATTTAGGAACATGGAACACATTTCAAGTTCAAACTCTGATTTAGGTTCAATATTAACATTGGATACACTCTCGGATATAAGTCTAGAGCTTTTTATAGTTACACTAGGAGATTCAGGAACTTTAAGTAAATCCTCATCTTCTATAAAAAGTTATACTTTTAGAAAACTTACCGAATTTCAACGAAATATCTGACAAACTTAGACCAACCAACTCGCAAACCTTCTCAAGTGTCTCAAAAGCTTCATTTAACTGAGATGTGTTGAGGAATCTGAGCCTGAAAAAGGAAATTTCAAACTCGGAAACTGGTTTATTGAGTAAAATGTGCTTCAAAAGTGATTCCAGCACCTTAAAATGGAGTGATTCCAAAGGGTTTGCGATAACAGGGTTTGAGAACAAAAACACCAAATCTAACTTCAAAATAGACATAAAACatacattaaaaattattttaaagttattaTAACAGAATTAAGTGTTTATccataattttcattattatacaaacTCAATTGTGATATGTGTAAACAATTCCACCAGTTTCACTAAcataaacaattataaaatttttgtcATTAGATAGGACATTCGtaatttttatctaatACTTTAGTGACGCTATCTTTTAAGTAGTCTGGTGGTTCATTAACATCATCGAaaaggtattttttatctgGAGATACCATGAGATGACTTCtgtatttattaaatttaatgtgtGGAACTGGTTTGTATCCGATATCAAGTTCAGGATTCGGAATTAGAACAAGGCCCATTCGGTCCAAAAAGTTGTATCTATGCCTATGAAACCGCTTAATCATCTGAATCTGGTTCAGTGCCATGTAAACTAATCTTCCTATCTTCATCCCCTAAACTCagttaatttttagtttaGTTACTTGTATTTCTTCTGGCTTGTAGAATTTGGCTACTGTTGTAGTTTTGGGTATGAGTAAATCCGGACCCATACTCTTGATTGGGAAACCTCTGAAGTTAATGTACCAAATCAACCCCTTTTCAAGCTTATCCCAAGTGAAGGTTAGGTAATTGATGCCATCTCCCCAGTTGAATCCAATATGGTCCAGAATTGGTCTTCGAAGCCAATGCTCCTTAGCGTCAATATCACCTACTCTGAACTTTTCCACAAAAAGACCCAAGGGCATTCCATGGAGTTCAGGAGGCCAATTTTCATTCTCAGGAACCCTAAAACCACTCTTTAAAGTATTAAATGTTATAGGATTAAACTCTTCTCCAGTACTCTCACTCTTTATCAACAACTCCTTATTATAATCATAATACATATCCTAAACATTATTTAGTTTGGTAATAAATTTCTAATAGTTGATATGGAATTACATTGAAAAGAACGAGTGCTTGTAAAACTTGTTCAAATGTCCAATGAAAAAATGCGTAATGATATGCTCCTTCAGTTTCAGCTCTAGTATCTCGTTTAATGAGTGGACATGTAGCTCTGTTTTTGTCTAGGATTTCGTTTACTATTTTCCTTAGTATATCAGGCTTTGGTATAGCTTTATTGGTAGGTTCAGGAAGAATTTGAGGGTACTTAAACGGCATCTGTTCCCTCATACGCTGTTTATTCAGCAACATATTCTCCAGCACTATCTTCTTCACCTTAGTGATACGCTCAATGTTGTCTGGAGATATGGAATCATAATCACCATCCTTTAAATGTGTCCTGTTAACTGATGACAATCTTGACGCTTTAGACGTAATAAGGTTATCTCTTCCTGaaataacataatttattcaaattcacCTGTTAGTTTTTGTCGAAATTTACTTTCCTGGACGTAACTTCTCGTCGAGAAACCTAAGAGCCATAGTAATTTTGGCGCTTCAAGTAAATCAGAGTCTAAAAAGTCCCTATTCTTTCTCCTTAACTTTTCTCTATAGATTTTAATGTAGCTTGAACCTTTTTGCTGTAGGTTAATTAGGCGGATCAAATGTCCTAGATTTTTTCCAAGTTTATACCCTGATAAATGATCCTTTTCGGACTTTTTGAACTCGAAATCACTTTCAATTTTGTAATCTCCAAATTTGCTCTACAATTCATCATACACATTTGAACTTACTCTGTATGCTAAAAGTGCTGTTAGGAGTTTCCATAGCCTTCTGGATACCATAAATTTCGTCTCTTGGCCTTCATCTCCACTAGGTGttgtttttataaattccactaattcatattcatcatttttactcttttttaattctttattatgttttaattctttattattttccaattCATCCTTGGATTCCAATTCCTTATTATTTTCTGTTTCTTTATTGGATTCCAActtattttcatcatttttaCTATACAATAAAACAAGTTTTTGTGTATaatttggtaattttaattcctTATTAATGTGTGTCGGTGTAAAATTTCCAACTCTAGATTCCAGTACAAAACCATCAATTACCAATGcgatatatataataaatataaaaaacaCAAACATTAAgcattttaatttacaatgAATGAAAAATTTTCTAGTGTTGTTCTGAAGGCCTGACTCTCGATTTCTGGTAAACCACCAATGCTATACACACTATAACAGATCCTAAAGTCTTCTTCAGAGTAATTGGTTCTCCTAATATAATGAAACTCAAAATCATTGTAAAAAATGGTCTAAGTGTTTGGAATATTGAAACTGCGTTCGCTCCAATTATCTAacaaattttcattttatttaaattacctttaaacaataaatttgtattctCCAAGCCGTTAATAATATTGCAACCACAGAATATAATGaacataatatttgtttaactatattattccattaatattaatatagtaattaatattagtaaagtgagaaataatatagtaattagTTGATATAGTAATTGAATTAGTATACAATTGTAATgtattaatgattttatggctaattttattgattttaattgCCAAATGGAATCAATAATTGAGCCTGGAAGGCATACTAATATTGATATTGCTACTTGATTTCTTAAAAGTGATAATgaatcaaatttatcactagacatttttaaaaataccacctaatacaattttatatacttatgctaattaatagtagttaagagaATACTTGGAATGATTTAGTTATTGgaactaataataataaaatgtatgATGTCTTGGATTCTAGAAATGATgagaatttaaaaattaccatcaaatttattgtataaatCGAGTCCTAAGAACACACCGATGAAGGAAAGAAATAAACAAAAGATTGTAATTGGTACGATTTTTTCGATTTTGAATAAATGTGAAAAGATTGCAGTAAATATTGGAATTGAAGGTGAGAGTATTCCAATGGTTGAGGCTTCTGCATTTTCCATAATAAAGGGTAAAAGAGACTGTCGAATTGCACCTGAAAGACAACCTGCAATCATTGtataattagtatttttatcCTCAGTTAATGCTATTATTGGTCTTTTCTGGTTAAGTTTAATTCCGTAGGTTAAAAAGATCAGAAATGGGATAGTAATTATTGATCTGAGGAATATGAACGAGGAGCCTGTAGCTCCCACCACTATGAACGCTTTTATAAACACTGAGTTTGCTAcagaattttaaaaatcaaATCCCTCACCTGAGTAGAGAAATATTGCTAAAACCATGAGCAAGTTCGCTAGAACCATTGGGTGACAGTTTCTAGTGAACCATGAAATCCAAGGCGATTCAGAAGATTCAGAACAGCTCTTTCCGCAAATTTCACACGGACCTCCTGTACAAGTCTGTTCACATGTACATGGGATCAACAATTCATCTGAGGTGTAATTTGGATCTTCTACATTTAAATTCCAATCCGTCATGATTTTTCCAACTCTAACTTTATTTcctaattaatttaaatattaaaaattattccTTGGAATTTTCcaacaatttttaaactaGATTACTTTTTATTCTTTCTTTCCATACCCGATTTCCACTgtattatacatttatactaaatattaatatatataaatttttaaaataaattaaaaatcaacaaaatcaaatttttacaaaatcAAATTCTAACAAATTccataaaatcaaatttcCAGTCAATTCCCGTCAAATTCCATCAAATTCCTATCATTTCCCTTAAATCCCCTTATCCCATCAAATTAAGAAAGTGGATCATCATCTTCAAATATCTTTTCCTGAGATGTATGAGCAAATTGTATAAAGTGAAGTGGTCTGTGTATTGGATCATAAAAGGGTTTTGGTACTTCAATTTGTAATTGAAAGTTCATGTGTGGTGAGTGTTTTGCTCCCATGAAGTTATAGTTCCAAGCTCCATCCACTGGTACTAGGAAAAACCCTTTAAACGTATCCGATACTAACACTTGTACCTTTTCCAATTGTAGATTCTGTGGCTTTTCCAGAGCGTTAACTAATCTTCTTGCTGAGATTGCACAGGAGCCTGGAGTGAATGTACATGTTGTCATCACTGCTGTAGGGTCCCATCCAAAATCATTAATCATTTTCTGGTGCATTTCCAGTGTTTGTTGTTCAATTTCTCCTTCATTTGGTCTCGTGAATATCCAACCAATTGGTACCAGCTCTGACAATGCTTCATGTTCAGGCTTCAATTTAGGTAATACAATAGTCTTATGTGTTCCCACTTGTGGTACTAATACCATACACACTATTGAATAcactaaaaaaatttaaatcacATAATAAATGGATGTAGTTAAGGGGTTAGTTAAGGGGGTATAACTCCGTAACGGAGCTTGGTCAAGGGGTACCCCTAGgaaataactaaataactacAGTAGATAACTAATCCTAGgataactaactactatatataactaagaCCCTTTCAGGGGGTGGTTGGCCgtgtgaccaagcaccgtaacgaACCTGTATgttcatttttttcaacTTTGGAATATAAATATGCACCAACTTGTGTCCTTAAATCAGCAATTGAAATTAACtttttaatcaaattatttggCAAGACAATAACTTGTTCAGACTCGACAGGTACGACATAAATATGTTTGGCTCTCAAATGTAGAGTTCCTGATGCTAGACATCGATTACGCCAATCAGTTTTACTTGCAAACACTTGCTGTTCATGTGGTGACTGTGTAGTAACCACAATCTCTTCTCCATGTACATTTACAGTTTTAGTTGTCACTGATTTCGGTCCCACTTCtatattttcttcaatttGTTGTCTTTGGACATCTGGTGGCATTATTTCCATCCCCAGTATTATATCTCTTATTTCAGTCTGTGTCAACGATGTCACTGTTACTGAATTCCTCTTGGCATAGTCGGCCAATATTAAATCCTTGAGTGCAATTTCCACATTAATCCATTCATTATCTGTTAGATTCGGCCACACATGGTGTGGTAGTGTGATTGTTGTTTTATTTGGTTTCAGGATACATTTGGCACGTTCTGTATTAACGTGAATTGctcttaaaattaatattagtcTACTGAAAGCCGTGTAACTACTTATACTCTTTAACCAGTCATCATATAAATTGAAGAGTACCATTTCTGGCTGTGTTGCTCTTAATATCAAGTCACCAAACTTCtccaatttcattattgaCTGGTATGGTAACTGTAATTCACTTCCTTTAATCACTATGTTTGGGAAATCTACCAAGTGTACTTCTAACGGATCTAACATTCCTCTTCTCGttactattatttgtttCGGCTGTTCTTCTACTGGCAATGATCTAATCAATGCTACTACTTCTTCTGCTGTTTTCCATTTCGATAATTGTGACAGACGTTTCTGTCCTGCCCACACCGATGTATGGATCACTTTTAGAAACAATTGTCCCGTCTTAGGgttaaatatgaaaattgCTCCATTTACTGGTTTCGTTGTTAAATTTCCTTCAAATGTCTTATGTATTGTCACTCTATATACGTTTGTATCATCTACAAACCAAATTGTTTGTGATCCAAACAATTCTCCCATGTTCTGTGATGACAGATATGGTTCTGTCGGCTCACTACTATACAATTGTAAACTCTTTCTTATTCTTTCTCTCAGGACAAATAATGCTGGGTTTGCTTTCATGATTTTATTCATTGCTCTCACCATCAATTCTCTCATTCCTTCAAACCAATACCCATATCCGctatgtaaattatatgcCAAATCCACCGCTATTAAACATCCTGTCGGACATGGGTATATCGACATACTATCTCCTGTATAATCTAGGAATTTTGATCTTGAATATCTTTCTATATCATGTGAATCATAATCACCCCAACGTAATTGTACATCTATCCAATATTTCGTACCATTCTCCactaaattattcatataagagtaaataatagaataaaataGATAATAGGGTTAAATAGGATTAAGTAGCTAGAGTAATTAAATTAGCCTAGAGTACCTAAGTAACCTATTACCTATGTAACTAGAGTAACTAAGTAACCTATTACCTATGTAACTAGAGTAACTAAGTAACCTATTACCTATGTAACTAGAGTAACTAAGTAACCTATTGCCCAAATAGCCTAGTAAGCTTAAGTACTATAGCTAAGAACCCTTAAATACTTAAGTAGATAATAGTCTTAATTGGCCTTAACTACCCCTAACTACCTAAAaccttaactactcctaCTACTTAAATACCCTAACTACCTAACtaccccttaactacctaaataCCCTAACTATGTTGTTACATTTTTCAATTGGTGATGTATCAGTTAATAATGATGGTTTACCAAATTTCCATTTATATGATGatgttaataatatgtCAGCACATGAActattcattttatatgACTTTCTAGGGTGTATTGTTTCTTTTTGTACCGTTTCAATTTCTAATGAATCCAATTCCATATCCAAGACTTGACATAAATCCATTACTAAACTTTCATGTATCTTTTGCCATAAATGTGCTCTGAATATTTGTATCAATGAGATTTTAAGTGTTGGTAGTTTTCCATGCATGAAGATTCCTGTCAAGTCCAACTGTACTTGGAATCCTACATACACGTTTGCTCGGTTTATTGTTGGTGACCACCAAAGTGTAAATCTACGGTTCGGTATTTGTGTTAATCCACTCCGTTGTGCGTTTGTTAGTTTTTTATACTTCATTGACTCTTCAAATCCTGACGCCTTTTCCCAAAATAATCCTTCCCATGTTGAGAAATATGTACCTTTAAATAGTGTATGTTCTAATATCGCTTCTACTCCTCCCAAAGCTTGAATCATATCCGttctataattattcaaattccATAACTTTCCATCATGACGTTGATGTGTCCACCAAAATGGATTAAATCTCAGCACTTGgtattttctaaaatacAACGTCACTCTCCATCCCTTATCATATGCCAATGTATGTCGATCCTTTTGAAATAACGTGTTGATTCTTGGTATTCCTCTATCCCATGAATCTTCTAAATCTTCCAATGTCAATCTTCTATTTTGTTGTTGTGCTTCTTGACGTTTTAATGCATATTCTGCCCATACACGTTGACTTTCTATAAATTCACTTTCCCATGTTTGAATATATCTAAAAatacgttacggtgcttggtcaaggggtaccccgtaaggggtataAATAAAACCCTGGAGGGGGAGATAAAAAACTGTGTAaccccgtaaggggtaaataattaactactatagaTAACTAAGGAACTACTGTAACTCCCGTAAGGGGTAAAACTCCGTAACggagcttggtcaagcagGTTAGGATAAAGAACTACTGTGTATAACTAGTagtataactaactactataAGTCTATTACTATccgttggagcaagcaccgtaatggaTACCTATAAAGATTAGGTATAAGTTGATCATCTTCATGTGACATACCACTAcgaaaatgtgtaatacCAACATCAGTTTGTTTACTAAAACGTAAATCAGATTGTGGTATAAGAATATGTCCCATAGAAAGCATACCTAAACCACCTAATTCTTTAGGACTATAAAAAACAACAGGTGGAAATCGACTAGGCattttactatttaatccaattttaattcgagtttgtattttattttcacattttactaataaatctaataattcatttgtaTGTATTGTTGCTTCTCTAAAATATGTCattaatgatattaatgctgtattccatttatttgctatttttgtaaatgtTGTACTACCTGATgacattaatatttgtcTTATTCTATTCTCAAATATACTCATACTCTCATTTGATACTCTTAAATATGCTATTGCACTCAATTCTTTCGTTTTCATATTCTGTAATCTCCAACTACTCTCTTTTAATACCATACCACCACCACTCATAGTACCACTCATAGTACCCATACTATTGGTACTACTGTGGGTAAAATCACCGGTACggaatttaataattcgTATTTCAAATCCACATAATGAAAAGAGTAAATTAGGATTATCTTTACTATATACAGATACAAATGAATCAGACCATTCAAGTGTAGTTATAGATCTTGGTAAACGTGATTGCATTTCCCAAAATGCAGCACGACCTAAATTAACATCATGTTTCATTAATCTCATTCTACAATCTTTAGGCCAgcaatttttattattatatcctacaacattttcattattcGGATCAGGATTCTCAGTCAAATATCGTTGTACCAATTGTCTAGCTTCTTCACTATTAAActtgaataatatatatatttcatcAATAAATCTCATAAACATACGAATAGGATGTTTTAATTCAATTTCTGTTGATggaaatgttaaaaattcattttcagAATTATATGGACCAGCAATTTCAGTAGCTCTTCCTAAtcctaataataataaatccaATACTAAAGAATAATACATGAAAACAAATGGTGAAAATTGTAATCCTCTTATAAATCCAAAACTATTAATATGTGACATATCTTTAAATGATATTGAGACATTATTTTTCGCTGTTATATAATCTGCAATATTATGATCTACAATTAATCTTAATAATCTATTCAATAATGTCAAATCTACTTTTTCATATACTTTATCATATTTTGTACttaataatactaaataatttggtTCATTATTTAGTCCATTATTTAGTTCATTATTTGGTCCATTATTTAGTCCATTATTTGATCCATTATTTGATCCATTATTTGATCCATTGGTTTCCCATATTGAtgtgaaattattaataccttgacatattttatatactaataatggTGGTGGTTCAGAATCGGATGGTTTGACCcaatttggaaataattTCCTATTATCTGCTTCATACCataaatattgatttaaatatgCATCAGTGATTTTTTCTAATGGATCAATATCATAGACCGGTATCAAATGTGAATACATATCAAAGAATTCTATTGTAACTTCTTTAAATGCTCTTTGTGTTAATAAATGTCTTTTGATTCGACTTAAACATTCATGTGGATTATCATATGCTTGTTCTATTAATCCTAATTCTTCTCTTTGTGATTGATTTAATCTACCCTTGGATGCATATGGTTCTTTTAATTGTTCTAAACTTAATATTAAGATTTTAGTATCATGTTTATAATTCAATGGTGGAAATGGTATATGTACAAATTTCCTTGATTCTAACCAATGTACTGCTGTTGTATATATTGCTACTGCTTCTTCACCTGATAAGTATGGACCatcttttaaataattatattgtCTCTCATGTTCTgcttttaaatataatctTGTTAATCTACCTAGATTCTTACGACATACTGTCTTATCTACTGTCGCTCCTCTTTTTATACGTTCTCTATTATAATAACATGCATTTGTCCACCAGTCTgcttttaattttacatatCTTAATATCATATTTTCTATTGGTGAGGGTAATTGTGGTACTTTCCATGGTATATTTGCTTTCCAGCATCTCCATGCTTCACTTAAATGTTGTAATATTGTTCTTGATTTACTTGCTCTTATTCCTTCCGGCATCATATCCAAAATATCATGCATCACTGCTGCTCTTAATTCTAAATCGAAATGTGACTCTACTCTTTGTTTTGTTACTGTTTTTGCTACTCCTTTTGTTACTCTTCCTTCAAATTGACGTGCTAACAAATTACCCAACCATCGTTCTAATAATGGTAAGATTCCTCTTAAAAAGAAACACCATACACGCCAACCACATATCCAAAATCCACATCCTGGTCCTTTCCCCACCGGACCCGTATTAAATCgataataaatcaaatgtTTCAAATCTTTACACATTCTTACTTGACGCATTAGACGATATTTGTATCGATACATTCCTGTTAATTGTCCTACATGTGAGAAGATATATTGCAATCCATCTGCTAACTGATATGCATCTACATTTCCTAATCGATACTGTACATGTGAATCCACTACTAATTTTGTTAATCTTAATATTTCTCTACATAAATGAAATGCATTTCCAAATCTTGACTTTTTTCTCTCTTTTGTTGTCAATGTTTTCACTGGcttcaaattaaaattataatccaaatgtaaataatttaaattctttctgtgtattaataaatttaacatattATATCCTTGACGACATACTTGTAATCCTACTTCCACCCAATCCAATTCTGTACTTTGAAAGAATTTCGTTCCTCTAAATactttaaataatcttCTTTTTTTCATTCCTTTTGGTTTCTTAGCGTGTAAATTACTTATTACCCATccttttaataatttttgatAACTTACTCTTACTTTGACTGGATATTCTTTTGGTACATGTTCTCTATACCATGTATTTACTATTGGTAAATCTATTGCACGTCTACACATTCCACttcttttattaaatggatGTGGTGCCCAATATAAACTTATACCATTTCCTGTTCTTTCTGTTTCTAATTCTATTCTTGTTAATAATGGTTTTATtccatttaatttatattcttccgttacggtgtcagTATCACCAAGAGAAGTATCCTCAGTACTAGCCCCAAAAGGGGCTACCTTATTAGttccctttcccatagtacactccatagctgcaaaattagctccctttccattagtacactccatagctgcaaaattagctccctttccattagtacactccatagctgcaaaattagctccctttccatTAGTAGtaactaaaaaaattattaattaattaaataaatttatttaattaaattttctattttcCTCTTGaagaattaattttcttaccatcatatttattatctttatctttagtaattttattacgTGTACTTTTATCTCTAGAATTACTACGTCGATCTCTATGTCTACTTCGATCTCTATCTCTATGCCTATCCTTATCTCTATGTCTTTCTCTAGAATTACTACGTCTTCTATCTCTATCTCTATCTCTATCTCTATCTCTTTCTTTATGTTCCTTCATAACACCATTCACACCATTAACACCATTCAATTCCACACCATTCACAACACCCTTTCCATCAACACCATCCCTACTATCCCTACTATCCCTACTATCCCTACTATCCCTAACATCCCTA encodes:
- a CDS encoding splicing factor (PRP8 homologue), putative (note;~Tap-24g11.q1c.C.cand.133 - score = 125.35); amino-acid sequence: MELDSKLESSPLEDSGQDSNINIENINQQNANTQIPNINQIANTQLPNQNTQVPNGNLPNLPFPNVNIPIINTSNIPMMPIPNTVPIPIPNPIPVPNMPMPNTIPNTIPVPMPNMPIPNPIPMIPIPNPMTNPMGNPMGNPMANPMGNNIPNPIPNPMPNPIMNPLMNMLPTNIIPNMPIMPPPGFNNINQTTTGKDTKGATGGKGSGTKSTKGKKDTSGKNTKETKETTAKSKDSDTTDTKDSADKSNDTMDGEEGDAVGPSTVTVENDMEVRFHFGDFERLQEKARKWQKLNTRKFSKPVSSVSNLSMQMPPEHVRKVIRDHGDMSSRRYRYDKRVYLGALKYVPHAVYKLLENMPMPWEQVRNVQALYHVTGAITFVDEIPWVVDPIFLAQWGTMWIMMRREKRDRRHFKRMRFPPFDDEEPPIDYGENILDLEPLEAIQMQLDPEEDQSVIEWFYDHKPLQYNRKHINGTSYRRWFLTLEQMAVLFRLASQLFSDILDDNYFYLFNLKAFYTAKALNTAIPGGPKFEPLYRDIDEDEDWNEFNDISKLIIRQQIRTEYKIAFPYLYNSRPRKVAMTNYHTKLCSYIRHEDPDLPIFHYDPIINPIPSYTIQYNYVSSMGIKGGKDSRDVRDVRDVRDSRDSRDSRDSRDGVDGKGVVNGVELNGVNGVNGVMKEHKERDRDRDRDRDRRRSNSRERHRDKDRHRDRDRSRHRDRRSNSRDKSTRNKITKDKDNKYDVTTNGKGANFAAMECTNGKGANFAAMECTNGKGANFAAMECTMGKGTNKVAPFGASTEDTSLGDTDTVTEEYKLNGIKPLLTRIELETERTGNGISLYWAPHPFNKRSGMCRRAIDLPIVNTWYREHVPKEYPVKVRVSYQKLLKGWVISNLHAKKPKGMKKRRLFKVFRGTKFFQSTELDWVEVGLQVCRQGYNMLNLLIHRKNLNYLHLDYNFNLKPVKTLTTKERKKSRFGNAFHLCREILRLTKLVVDSHVQYRLGNVDAYQLADGLQYIFSHVGQLTGMYRYKYRLMRQVRMCKDLKHLIYYRFNTGPVGKGPGCGFWICGWRVWCFFLRGILPLLERWLGNLLARQFEGRVTKGVAKTVTKQRVESHFDLELRAAVMHDILDMMPEGIRASKSRTILQHLSEAWRCWKANIPWKVPQLPSPIENMILRYVKLKADWWTNACYYNRERIKRGATVDKTVCRKNLGRLTRLYLKAEHERQYNYLKDGPYLSGEEAVAIYTTAVHWLESRKFVHIPFPPLNYKHDTKILILSLEQLKEPYASKGRLNQSQREELGLIEQAYDNPHECLSRIKRHLLTQRAFKEVTIEFFDMYSHLIPVYDIDPLEKITDAYLNQYLWYEADNRKLFPNWVKPSDSEPPPLLVYKICQGINNFTSIWETNGSNNGSNNGSNNGLNNGPNNELNNGLNNEPNYLVLLSTKYDKVYEKVDLTLLNRLLRLIVDHNIADYITAKNNVSISFKDMSHINSFGFIRGLQFSPFVFMYYSLVLDLLLLGLGRATEIAGPYNSENEFLTFPSTEIELKHPIRMFMRFIDEIYILFKFNSEEARQLVQRYLTENPDPNNENVVGYNNKNCWPKDCRMRLMKHDVNLGRAAFWEMQSRLPRSITTLEWSDSFVSVYSKDNPNLLFSLCGFEIRIIKFRTGDFTHSSTNSMGTMSGTMSGGGMVLKESSWRLQNMKTKELSAIAYLRVSNESMSIFENRIRQILMSSGSTTFTKIANKWNTALISLMTYFREATIHTNELLDLLVKCENKIQTRIKIGLNSKMPSRFPPVVFYSPKELGGLGMLSMGHILIPQSDLRFSKQTDVGITHFRSGMSHEDDQLIPNLYRYIQTWESEFIESQRVWAEYALKRQEAQQQNRRLTLEDLEDSWDRGIPRINTLFQKDRHTLAYDKGWRVTLYFRKYQVLRFNPFWWTHQRHDGKLWNLNNYRTDMIQALGGVEAILEHTLFKGTYFSTWEGLFWEKASGFEESMKYKKLTNAQRSGLTQIPNRRFTLWWSPTINRANVYVGFQVQLDLTGIFMHGKLPTLKISLIQIFRAHLWQKIHESLVMDLCQVLDMELDSLEIETVQKETIHPRKSYKMNSSCADILLTSSYKWKFGKPSLLTDTSPIEKLENGTKYWIDVQLRWGDYDSHDIERYSRSKFLDYTGDSMSIYPCPTGCLIAVDLAYNLHSGYGYWFEGMRELMVRAMNKIMKANPALFVLRERIRKSLQLYSSEPTEPYLSSQNMGELFGSQTIWFVDDTNVYRVTIHKTFEGNLTTKPVNGAIFIFNPKTGQLFLKVIHTSVWAGQKRLSQLSKWKTAEEVVALIRSLPVEEQPKQIIVTRRGMLDPLEVHLVDFPNIVIKGSELQLPYQSIMKLEKFGDLILRATQPEMVLFNLYDDWLKSISSYTAFSRLILILRAIHVNTERAKCILKPNKTTITLPHHVWPNLTDNEWINVEIALKDLILADYAKRNSVTVTSLTQTEIRDIILGMEIMPPDVQRQQIEENIEVGPKSVTTKTVNVHGEEIVVTTQSPHEQQVFASKTDWRNRCLASGTLHLRAKHIYVVPVESEQVIVLPNNLIKKLISIADLRTQVGAYLYSKVEKNEHTVYSIVCMVLVPQVGTHKTIVLPKLKPEHEALSELVPIGWIFTRPNEGEIEQQTLEMHQKMINDFGWDPTAVMTTCTFTPGSCAISARRLVNALEKPQNLQLEKVQVLVSDTFKGFFLVPVDGAWNYNFMGAKHSPHMNFQLQIEVPKPFYDPIHRPLHFIQFAHTSQEKIFEDDDPLS